In Primulina huaijiensis isolate GDHJ02 chromosome 6, ASM1229523v2, whole genome shotgun sequence, a single window of DNA contains:
- the LOC140978198 gene encoding protein SCAR3-like, translating into MPLVRAEVRNYYGLGVQELYREANKEDPKEILDGVTVASLVGILRQLGDLAEFAAEVFHRLQEEVMVMSSRSHNLIARTKQIESALSPLEKVVLAQRSHLHFAYTTGSNWHAHIQCDQNHFVYSDMPQFIMASYEDCRSPPQLQLLDRFDPGGPGSCLKRYSDPNLFKRESAASGETSDEKVTKDKKRLRIKKKKLQARNGELAQGASISHHDGRMQVTQLNVGNNTTQIMSDLDDQSSLDLRNGSTYSEGDFHPSHSVQTEEPGSRDSISSPVKRHYVGDEFLDYIFLQEKISDAYDYIQINLSQDQAGCSSPSITWDEKIEAREHDCDGTQNDYHDRNQESFPPTYEVETRGDTSLNFATVGKMDGQPSSEALPTLEPGEVHLDDIESETGCLIYATNTVEFGHQTDCRKRQEIEHFSKLWGKAVDNELEIGKHNSECHSSYSESDGLVNGSMYNDSIGHNPSSTSPKSTSVRYNCDNPMAVKDVCDSMSSVDKALLPAQRAAELSDISSLPGVDSFESVKIDGITNEESVASTSLCSFRYDNSGVPMINHTGSPAHQKPAIKTSYVTPVMFWTNGGLLGLEPSKPPDLNANSGIPQYPASAQDEEINTSSQRYRDIDSKKPNQIEMFENFETCLDTQSYMCQEHRESGTHFRKPSWKISHADLGIKRGITGYSLSLNNASSTEARTVATGSSLPVNSMFKDAKRGEENSRSSVQISDLGDRLQTTGSNIIPLHGREDNSYPSSYRNSGSNQNQSVAYKKISGHAKGFFGCESSILSPSSSPPLGHLKISFQPIDGVETSKLKLKFPDGNINHETSRDFFPSFQLVPEITIVRQNIDSDSDDTFCRSSSSLSDDCLSHQSESNSGQWESGQLHCGKDLDLYDDLHRISLTQSAATDQGIGRSRGEIHYGLQFPCVEYGEQNSGSSFDFRSSESQSQFTKEPRKYADSKHIVRPQGTPTPTTPPPVQWRGMESHLDDKEGKREAFIKGSYFDFDLNFSASTTCQQPKPAPFTQYQDIESAKMQESKQSELQTSNRRRKANQLKGTDEKEDFLQQIRSKSLNLRPTVIGKSKYGDPTSNVHVSAILRKVNSIRQVVGSDDGEGESNWSDA; encoded by the exons ATGCCGTTGGTGAGAGCCGAGGTGAGGAATTATTATGGACTTGGAGTACAGGAGCTGTACAGGGAGGCGAACAAGGAAGACCCGAAGGAGATTCTTGATGGGGTCACGGTGGCTAGTCTCGTCGGCATCTTACGTCAGCTCGGGGATCTCGCCGA ATTCGCTGCGGAAGTTTTTCACAGGTTGCAGGAAGAAGTGATGGTTATGTCTTCTAGAAGCCATAATTTGATAGCCCGCACGAAACAAATTGAATCCGCACTTTCTCCACTTGAGAAGGTTGTTCTTGCACAGAGGAGCCACTTGCATTTTGCTTATACAACCG GTTCTAACTGGCATGCTCATATCCAGTGTGACCAAAATCATTTTGTGTACAGTGATATGCCTCAATTTATCATGGCTTCTTACGAAGACTGTCGTAGCCCTCCCCAATTACAATTGCTTGACAG gTTTGACCCTGGTGGCCCTGGATCATGCCTGAAAAGGTATTCAGATCCAAATTTATTTAAGAGAGAATCGGCGGCATCTGGTGAAACAAGCGACGAGAAAGTCACAAAAGATAAGAAACGTCTCAGAATTAAG AAAAAAAAGTTGCAGGCCAGGAATGGAGAACTAGCTCAAGGGGCATCGATTTCCCATCACGATGGCAG AATGCAGGTCACTCAACTCAATGTTGGTAATAATACTACTCAAATAATGTCCGATTTGGATGATCAATCAAGTTTAGACCTGAGAAATGGGTCAACTTACAGTGAGGGTGATTTCCATCCAAGTCACTCTGTGCAAACGGAAGAACCAGGATCACGAGATTCCATTTCTTCTCCCGTAAAGAGGCACTACGTTGGTGATGAATTCTTAGACTACATTTTCCTCCAGGAAAAAATTAGCGATGCTTATGATTATATTCAGATCaatctgtcacaagaccaagcAGGCTGTAGTTCACCTTCTATTACTTGGGACGAAAAGATAGAAGCACGAGAGCATGATTGTGACGGGACACAGAATGATTACCATGATAGAAATCAAGAATCATTTCCCCCAACGTATGAAGTCGAAACTCGTGGTGACACCTCTTTAAATTTTGCAACAGTTGGAAAAATGGATGGTCAGCCTTCAAGTGAGGCTCTGCCAACATTGGAGCCCGGTGAGGTCCACCTTGATGATATTGAAAGTGAAACAGGTTGTTTAATATATGCAACGAACACCGTTGAATTTGGTCATCAAACAGATTGCAGGAAAAGACAAGAAATAGAACATTTTTCCAAGTTGTGGGGGAAAGCAGTAGACAATGAACTGGAAATAGGAAAACATAATTCGGAATGCCATTCATCCTATTCTGAATCCGATGGTCTGGTCAATGGTTCAATGTACAACGATAGTATTGGGCATAACCCCAGTTCAACGTCTCCAAAATCCACCTCTGTGCGATACAATTGTGATAATCCAATGGCAGTCAAAGATGTATGTGATTCAATGTCTTCAGTGGACAAGGCTTTATTGCCAGCTCAAAGGGCTGCAGAGTTGTCAGACATAAGCAGTCTGCCGGGTGTTGATTCTTTTGAGTCTGTTAAAATTGATGGCATAACAAATGAAGAATCTGTTGCTAGCACTTCACTTTGCTCTTTCAGGTATGACAACTCTGGTGTACCAATGATCAATCATACAGGCAGTCCTGCGCATCAGAAACCTGCAATAAAAACTTCATATGTTACTCCCGTCATGTTCTGGACTAATGGTGGCTTGTTAGGACTCGAACCTTCAAAACCACCAGATCTCAATGCAAACAGTGGTATTCCTCAATATCCTGCGTCGGCCCaagatgaagaaattaataCATCTAGTCAGCGTTACAGGGATATAGATTCAAAGAAACCAAACCAAATAGAGAtgttcgaaaattttgaaacaTGCCTTGATACTCAAAGCTATATGTGTCAGGAACACCGAGAAAGTGGCACACATTTTAGAAAACCATCTTGGAAAATCTCACATGCTGATTTAGGAATCAAGCGTGGAATAACTGGCTATTCACTCTCTCTTAATAATGCTAGCTCTACTGAAGCAAGGACGGTGGCAACTGGAAGTTCTCTTCCTGTTAATTCAATGTTCAAAGATGCCAAAAGGGGTGAAGAAAATAGCAGGAGCTCAGTTCAAATATCTGACCTCGGCGATAGATTGCAAACTACTGGATCTAACATAATACCGCTACATGGCAGAGAAGATAACTCCTATCCTTCCAGCTACCGAAATTCTGGATCTAACCAAAATCAAAGTGttgcatataaaaaaatttctggaCATGCTAAAGGTTTTTTTGGCTGTGAATCATCTATACTGTCACCTTCTTCATCTCCTCCGCTTGGGCATCTGAAAATATCATTTCAGCCAATAGATGGTGTTGAGACTTCCAAGCTAAAACTAAAATTTCCTGACGGAAATATTAATCATGAAACCAGCAGAGATTTCTTTCCTTCTTTTCAGCTGGTCCCAGAGATAACCATTGTACGGCAGAACATTGACTCAGACTCAGATGACACATTCTGTAGATCATCTTCTTCTTTGTCAGACGATTGTCTTAGTCATCAATCTGAATCAAATTCCGGGCAGTGGGAATCTGGCCAATTACATTGTGGGAAGGACCTTGACTTGTATGATGACCTTCACAGAATCTCCTTGACACAATCTGCTGCAACAGATCAGGGAATTGGTAGAAGCCGTGGAGAGATCCACTATGGACTTCAGTTTCCTTGTGTTGAATACGGTGAACAAAATTCTGGCAGTTCGTTTGATTTTCGAAGTTCGGAATCTCAAAGTCAATTCACCAAGGAACCAAGGAAATATGCCGATTCAAAGCATATTGTCAGGCCACAGGGTACACCTACTCCCACTACTCCACCTCCAGTGCAATGGCGGGGTATGGAGTCCCATCTTGATGATAAAGAAGGCAAGAGAGAAGCATTTATCAAAGGATCATATTTTGACTTTGATCTCAACTTTTCGGCATCGACAACTTGTCAACAACCTAAGCCCGCCCCCTTCACTCAATATCAAGATATTGAGAGTGCAAAAATGCAAGAAAGCAAG CAATCAGAGTTGCAGACATCCAATCGACGAAGAAAAGCAAATCAGCTCAAAGGCACAGATGAAAAGGAAGATTTTTTGCAGCAAATTCGATCCAAA TCATTGAATCTGAGACCAACTGTAATTGGTAAATCAAAATATGGGGATCCCACCTCTAATGTCCACGTGTCAGCCATTCTTCGGAAGGTGAATTCAATTCGCCAG GTTGTTGGTAGTGATGATGGGGAAGGTGAAAGTAACTGGAGTGATGCTTGA
- the LOC140979292 gene encoding protein LIGHT-DEPENDENT SHORT HYPOCOTYLS 10-like, which translates to MNPSATSMFSDSKEGSASNPPPPQARPPQLSRYESQKRRDWNTFGQYLKNQRPSVPLSQCNCNHVLEFLRYLDQFGKTKVHLHGCVFFGKPDPPAPCICPLRQAWGSLDALVGRLRAAYEEHGGLQETNPFGNGSIRVYLREVKESQVKARGIPYKKKKKKINNKKKAHQESEAAPLN; encoded by the coding sequence ATGAATCCTTCTGCAACATCGATGTTCAGCGACTCCAAAGAAGGCTCCGCCAGTAATCCACCGCCCCCACAAGCACGTCCACCGCAGCTCAGCCGTTACGAATCCCAGAAGAGAAGAGACTGGAACACTTTTGGTCAGTACTTGAAGAACCAGAGACCTTCGGTTCCACTCTCACAGTGTAACTGTAACCATGTTCTGGAATTTCTCCGATACCTAGACCAGTTCGGGAAAACTAAGGTTCATTTGCATGGGTGTGTGTTCTTCGGGAAGCCCGATCCTCCGGCGCCGTGCATCTGCCCCTTGAGGCAGGCTTGGGGCAGCCTAGATGCTCTGGTTGGACGGCTCAGAGCAGCTTATGAAGAGCACGGCGGATTACAAGAGACTAACCCGTTTGGAAACGGGTCGATCCGGGTTTATTTGCGTGAAGTGAAAGAGAGTCAAGTTAAGGCTAGAGGGATTCCatacaagaagaagaagaagaaaatcaataataaaaaaaaggccCATCAGGAATCCGAAGCTGCCCCTTTGAATTAA